ACTCACAGGCCGTGCACGCTTCGGCGTCAGGGCGACAGTGGTGGCCGCACGCGTCGCAGCGACGGATCAGCAGCAGGCCCTCCGTGAGCCCATCGAACCATGCCGCGGATGCCGCGTCCCGTCGGGCGATGATGTGCGCGGTCATGGAAAGCTCCTTCAGGAGGCGTGCCCGGCGCCGAGCACCAGGGTCGCGTGGTGGTCGAGGACGCCGCCGTTGCCACTGACCAGCGCGACGTCGTGGCGGGGGACCTGGCGGCCCTCACCGGCCTGGCCGCGTACCTGCTGGACGGCTTCGACCAGCGGGGTCATGCCCCAGAGGTAGAAACCCGACAGCTGTCCGCCGCCGGTGTTGGTGGGCAGCGCGCCGCCGGGGGCGAGCGCGCCGGAGGCCGCCAGTTCTCCGGCTTCCCCCTTCGCACAGAACCCGTAGTCCTCCAGGGTGACCAGCACCGTGTAGGTGTAGCAGTCGTAGATCTCCCGGACGTCCACGTCGGACGGGGTGATACCGGCCATCTTCATCGCGGCGGCTCCCGAGGCGGCGGCTCCCGTGACGAGACCGAAGTCGCTGCCCCGCTCCATCACGTATCCCGGGTGTGCCTGGCCCCAGCCCCACACGTGGACCGGTGGCCTGGGCAGGGCGGCGGCGCGCTCGGCGGTGGTGACGACCACGGCGGCGCCTCCGTTGGAGACCAGGCAGCAGTCGAACAGATGCAGTGGCTCCACCACCCAGCGGGACCGGTGGTAGTCCTCCAGGGTCAGCGGCTTGCGGAATTGTGCGGCGGGGTTGTGCGCGGCCCACTGCCGTTGCCCGACCGCGACGGCACCGAGGTGGTCGTCGGTGACGCCGTAGTGCGCCATGTAGCGGGCGGCGGCCACGGCGTAGCGGTGGTTGACGCTGGTGAATCCGCCGGCTGTCTCCGCGCTGCGGAAGCCGGTGGCGGCGAGCGAACTGGAGAGGTACGCGTCCCCGCTCCGGGCGTTCTCGCGCAGCGGCGCGTCCGCGAAGACGCAGACAACGGTGGTCGCGGCGCCGGAGAGCACGGCCGTGGCGGCCTGGGCGACCATGATGCCCGCGGAGGCTCCGAAGGACTGCACCTGGGAGAGCAGGGTGAGGTCGCGCAGGCCCAGACGCTTGGCCAGGCCCAGGTCGAGGCCCGGGCTCTTGCCCGCGTTGATCAGGAGTCCGTCCACGTCCCGCAGTTTCAGGCCGGCGTCCGTCACCGCGAGCCGTACCGCCTCGTCGGCGAAGTCCGCCGCAGTACGCCCGTACACCTTGCCGACCTCGGTCAGGCCGAGGCCCGCGATCGCCGCATGACGGCCGCTCATCCGGATCTCCCTTCTTCAAGCCGCTCGTCAGGCCACTGCGGTGGTTCGGCGTGCCCGCGCGCTGCGTTCGCGTGCGAAGTCCAGCGCGTCGTTCCAGGTACAACCGCGATTGATCATCACCCGGTACTTCATGACATGGGTGGGGTGGTCGACTGCCAGCGCGCCGGTGAGGCGTTCGCCGGTGCGGTAGAGCGCCACCCATCGCCCGTCCGCCGGATCACCGCTGACCACCCGGACTTCGTCGGCCCGGGAGATCCCGACGAACTGGATGCGGGTGCCGTACCAGTCCGACCAGAAGTAGGGGACGGTGGAGTACGGCCGGGCCTCCCCCGGGTTCAGGGCGTTGACAGCGGCGGTCGCGCCCTGCTCGGCGGCGCTGGTCCAGTGCTCGAGCCTCATCGGCTGTCCGAACAACGGGTTGTACCAGTGCGCGACGTCACCGGCGGCGTAGACGCTGGGTACCGACGTGGCCAGCGTCCGGTCGCAGCGCACCCCGTCGGCGAGCGCGACGCCGGAGCCGTCCAGCCAGGAGGTGGCCGGGTCGGCGCCGATGCCGGCCACGACGAGGTCCGCGTGCAGCGTGCTGCCGTCCCCGAGTTCGACGCCGATTCCGTCGCCGTCCCGCCGGATCGCCCGCACGCTCACCCCGCGCCGCAGATCGGTGCCGGCCCGGTCGTGCAGCGCGGCGCAGGCCATACCCATCTCGTCGCCCAGGGCCCGGCGCAGGGGAACGTCGGCGGCCTCCACGACGGTCACCGGCAGGCCCCGCTCACGGGCGGCCGAGGCGACCTCCGAGCCGATGAAACCGGCGCCGACGACGACGAGCCGGGCTCGGTCGTCGAGCGCCCGGCGAACCGCCGCCGCGTCGTCGGCCGTACGCAGGGTGTGGACGCCCGCGAGGCCCTCCGTTGCGGGCAGGACGCGGGCGACGGCTCCGGTGGCGATGACCAGCGCGTCGTACGGGACCGGGGCGCCGCCGTCCACCAGGACCGCACCGCCTTCGGTGTCCAGGCCGGTCGCGCGGGCGCCGAGCCGCAGGTCGACGCCGAGTTCGCCGCGCAGGGTGTCCTCGGTGCGGAAGGTGGTGTCCGGGGGGCCGCCGGGTGCCTCGGCCAGATACGCCTTGGACAGGGGCGGACGGTCGTACGGCAGGTGGTCCTCGGCGCCGATGAGCGTGATGGAACCGGTGAAGCCGCTCGCGCGGGCGCCTTCGACGGCGCGCAGTCCGGCCAGGGAGGCGCCGACGACGACCAGTCGCTGTGGTGTGGTCACGGCCGTCAGTCCTCGGTCAGCCGGAGGGCCTCGGTCGGGCAACTGGTCACCGCTGCCCGGATCTCGGCCAGTCTTCCGTCGGGGACGACGTCGGTGCTGAGGACGAGAGCGCCGTCGTCGTCCACCTCGAAGACGTCGGGCGACAGGGACTCGCAGATGCCGAGGCCGGTGCACTTCCCGCGGTCGAGCAGGATCTTCATGGTCGGGTCGCCTCCTTGGCGTCGAGAGGGCTGGGCGAGGGGCTAGGCGGCCGGACCGAGCTGGACGGGCAGTCGCCGGATTCCGTTGATGAAGTTGGAGCGGAACCGCTCCGGTTCGCCGGCGAGCCGCATGTGCGGGAACCGGGCGAAGAGCCTGCCGAGCAGCACCCGCGCCTCCATCCGGGCCAGGCTGTTGCCCAGGCAGAAGTGCGTGCCGGTGCCGAAGGCGAGGTGGTTGACCGGGTTGCGGGTGATGTCGAAGCGGTCCGGGTCGGCGTACACGGCCTCGTCGCGGTTGGCGGAGCCGTAGAACATCACGACCTTCTGGCCTTCCTCGATCCGTTGGCCACCGAGGACGGTGTCGCGGGTCGCCGTACGCCGGAACTGGATCACCGGCGAGTGGAAGCGCAGCGCCTCCTCGATCGCGGACGGCAGCAGCTCGGGGTCGGCGCGCAGGGCGTCCCACTGGTCGGGGTGGTCGCCGAGGGTGAGCACGGCTCCGGTCAACAGGTTGCGAGTGGTCTCGTTGCCCGCGATCACCAACAGCTGGAAGAAGCGGTTCAGGTCCCCGTCCGACAGCCGTTCGCCGTCGACCTCCGCGTTGACGATGGTGCTCCAGACGTCGTCGGTGGGGTGTGCGCGTTTGGCCCGGGTCTGCTCGGCGGCGTACGCGAACATCTCGGTGAAGGCGGAGACGAAGGCCGGCAGGCCGCCGTACGAGGGGTCGTCGAGCCCGACCATCCGGTTGGTCCAGTCGTACAGCAGACCGCGGTCGGCGGAAGACACCCCGAGGACATCGGCGAGGACGCGCAGCGGCATCTCGGACGACACCTTCTCCACCAGATCGATCTCGGTGCCCGGCTCCAGGTCCGCCACGATGGCTTCCGCGTGGGCATCGACAGAGTCGAACATGCCCTTCACCATGCGCGGGGTGAACGCCTTGCTGACGATGGACCGCAGCTTGCCGTGGTCGGGCGGGTCGATGTTGAGCATCATCTGCTGGAGCGCGGCAACGTCCTTCGGCCGCTGGTCCCTCAGGAACGTCGCTCCCCTGTGCGAGGAGAAGACAGCCGGGTCGCGGGACACCGTGACGACATCCTCGTACCTGGTCACGGCCCAGAAGCCCGGTCCGCCGGCGAAGCCCTCGGAGGGGGGTTCCTCGATCCAGGCCACGGGCCGCGTCCGGCGCAGCTCCGCGAACAGGTGGTGCGGGACTCCATCGCGGTAGGTGTCCGGATGCCCCAGGTCCGGGCCCAGCGTCTGAGCGATCACTCGAACTCCTCGAATCCCTCGTCGTTCTGAACATGCACCGTTGTTATTGACCGTACGTACGGTCTAACGTAAACACGCAGCCTACCCAACGGTCAACCGCTCGAGTGAGAGGGCGGGGCCGGGACATCAGGAAGGGCACATCATGGACAGCACGATGCAGGAGGCGGAGCTGCTGGTCAGCGGCATCTTCCGGCATGGAGCCGCCGTGCACGCGGACAGCCGCGTCCACCACTACAGGGGAGATACGACCACCTCGACGGCCTTCTCGGGTCTGGCCGAGCGGACCGAGCGGCTGGCCGCCGCGCTCGCCGGACTGGGGATCGGGCGGGACGACGTGGTCGCCACTCTGGCCTGGAACACCCCGGCCCATCTTGCGGCGTACTTCGCCGTCCCGGGTATGGGCGCGGTGCTGCACACGCTGAACCTGCGGTTGCACGACGACCAGCTGGTCTACATCGCAGGCCATGCAGCCGACAAGGCCGTCATCGTGGACGCGGACCTGGTGCCGCAGCTGCAGCGGATCATCGACCGGCTGCCCACCGTCCAGCACGTGATCGTCGTCGGCGAGGCACGGCTGGAGGCCCCGCCGTGGGTCACCGTGCACGACTACGACACCTTGCTGAACGCCGCCCCGCCCGGCTTCGACTGGCCGGAGCTGCCGGAACGCTCGGCGGCCGTCCTGTGCTACACCACCGGCACCACCGGCGCCCCGAAGGGGGTGGCGTACAGCCACCGCTCGATCTACCTGCACACCCTGCAGATCTCCACCGGCAGCGCCTATGCCATGAGCGACGCCGACCGGGTGCTGCCCATCGTGCCGATGTTCCACGCAAACGCCTGGGGCT
The DNA window shown above is from Streptomyces akebiae and carries:
- a CDS encoding cytochrome P450, with protein sequence MIAQTLGPDLGHPDTYRDGVPHHLFAELRRTRPVAWIEEPPSEGFAGGPGFWAVTRYEDVVTVSRDPAVFSSHRGATFLRDQRPKDVAALQQMMLNIDPPDHGKLRSIVSKAFTPRMVKGMFDSVDAHAEAIVADLEPGTEIDLVEKVSSEMPLRVLADVLGVSSADRGLLYDWTNRMVGLDDPSYGGLPAFVSAFTEMFAYAAEQTRAKRAHPTDDVWSTIVNAEVDGERLSDGDLNRFFQLLVIAGNETTRNLLTGAVLTLGDHPDQWDALRADPELLPSAIEEALRFHSPVIQFRRTATRDTVLGGQRIEEGQKVVMFYGSANRDEAVYADPDRFDITRNPVNHLAFGTGTHFCLGNSLARMEARVLLGRLFARFPHMRLAGEPERFRSNFINGIRRLPVQLGPAA
- a CDS encoding thiolase family protein is translated as MSGRHAAIAGLGLTEVGKVYGRTAADFADEAVRLAVTDAGLKLRDVDGLLINAGKSPGLDLGLAKRLGLRDLTLLSQVQSFGASAGIMVAQAATAVLSGAATTVVCVFADAPLRENARSGDAYLSSSLAATGFRSAETAGGFTSVNHRYAVAAARYMAHYGVTDDHLGAVAVGQRQWAAHNPAAQFRKPLTLEDYHRSRWVVEPLHLFDCCLVSNGGAAVVVTTAERAAALPRPPVHVWGWGQAHPGYVMERGSDFGLVTGAAASGAAAMKMAGITPSDVDVREIYDCYTYTVLVTLEDYGFCAKGEAGELAASGALAPGGALPTNTGGGQLSGFYLWGMTPLVEAVQQVRGQAGEGRQVPRHDVALVSGNGGVLDHHATLVLGAGHAS
- a CDS encoding NAD(P)/FAD-dependent oxidoreductase, translated to MTTPQRLVVVGASLAGLRAVEGARASGFTGSITLIGAEDHLPYDRPPLSKAYLAEAPGGPPDTTFRTEDTLRGELGVDLRLGARATGLDTEGGAVLVDGGAPVPYDALVIATGAVARVLPATEGLAGVHTLRTADDAAAVRRALDDRARLVVVGAGFIGSEVASAARERGLPVTVVEAADVPLRRALGDEMGMACAALHDRAGTDLRRGVSVRAIRRDGDGIGVELGDGSTLHADLVVAGIGADPATSWLDGSGVALADGVRCDRTLATSVPSVYAAGDVAHWYNPLFGQPMRLEHWTSAAEQGATAAVNALNPGEARPYSTVPYFWSDWYGTRIQFVGISRADEVRVVSGDPADGRWVALYRTGERLTGALAVDHPTHVMKYRVMINRGCTWNDALDFARERSARARRTTAVA
- a CDS encoding ferredoxin, with protein sequence MKILLDRGKCTGLGICESLSPDVFEVDDDGALVLSTDVVPDGRLAEIRAAVTSCPTEALRLTED